One region of Aeromicrobium sp. Sec7.5 genomic DNA includes:
- a CDS encoding helix-turn-helix domain-containing protein, whose product MLSVPEFAAEVGISVARARQLAVAGRVRAEKVGSQWAIAEAEVNRWTAMPSRPMAERVSWAAAAMADGDPADWLESSERSRLRRRLTSLTDSSDPVARVQAWMRSRAVVGWWHAGAESLPELAKRVRLSGVSSLDSRISSGGLVEGYVRPGELEALVDEFWLVPADPGQGEVLLRVSDFGRDRVPRLMVAADLADHRRAREVDAAERVIREVLKDGLW is encoded by the coding sequence ATGCTCTCTGTCCCGGAGTTTGCGGCCGAGGTGGGTATCTCCGTCGCCAGGGCCCGCCAGCTTGCCGTAGCCGGCCGAGTGCGAGCCGAGAAAGTCGGGTCGCAGTGGGCGATCGCCGAGGCCGAGGTCAACCGGTGGACCGCCATGCCGTCACGCCCGATGGCCGAGCGAGTCTCGTGGGCGGCTGCGGCGATGGCAGACGGGGATCCCGCCGATTGGCTGGAGTCGAGTGAACGGTCTCGGCTCCGTAGGCGCTTGACCTCCCTGACCGACTCGAGCGACCCGGTCGCTCGCGTCCAGGCGTGGATGCGGTCACGGGCTGTCGTTGGGTGGTGGCACGCGGGCGCCGAGTCACTGCCCGAGCTGGCGAAGCGTGTGCGGCTCTCCGGGGTCTCGAGTCTGGACTCGCGGATTTCCTCGGGAGGGTTGGTGGAGGGATATGTCCGACCGGGAGAGCTGGAAGCTCTCGTCGATGAGTTCTGGTTGGTGCCCGCTGACCCTGGTCAAGGCGAGGTTCTATTGAGGGTGAGCGACTTCGGTCGCGATCGTGTGCCACGGCTCATGGTTGCTGCTGACCTCGCCGACCATCGTCGAGCGCGCGAGGTCGATGCCGCGGAACGAGTGATCCGCGAGGTGCTCAAGGATGGACTCTGGTGA
- a CDS encoding IS3 family transposase (programmed frameshift) — MPAPYPKEFRDDVVAVARQGQAPLSQIAKDFGISEGTLSNWLKKADIEDGHRPGLTEADRAELREAKKRIRLLEQENEVLRRAAAYLSQANLPKIAFPLVREMAAAGAPVRVPVAVASRVLGLSTQGYYKWLKDPVSQRDFDDAHLIDVLYDLHEDDATLGYRFLTDELADEHGITVGENRVHRLCQVAGITASHHKKRSKAGSTGPPPHDDLLAVVDEHGVVRHEFVADAPNKVWLWDISEHPTREGKLYICAIKDVFSNRIVGYSIDTRMKASLAQSAMRNAIALRAPEATVCHSDRGGQFRAKRTQALLANHGLVGSMGRSYGAGDNASMESFFALLQKNVLNTRRWDTRDELRLAMVRWIETKYNRRRRQRALGKLTPTEFEMIYTTATAA, encoded by the exons ATGCCAGCGCCCTATCCCAAGGAGTTCCGCGACGATGTCGTGGCTGTGGCCCGTCAGGGCCAGGCTCCGTTGTCGCAGATCGCCAAGGACTTCGGGATCTCTGAAGGGACCCTGTCGAACTGGTTGAAGAAGGCCGACATCGAGGACGGTCACCGGCCCGGGCTGACCGAGGCCGACCGTGCCGAGCTGCGTGAGGCCAAGAAGCGGATCCGGCTGCTCGAGCAGGAAAACGAGGTCCTGCGGCGGGCTGCGGCGTATCTGTCGCAGGCTAATCTGCCG AAAATAGCCTTCCCGCTCGTCCGCGAGATGGCCGCGGCCGGCGCCCCTGTTCGGGTGCCGGTCGCGGTGGCGAGCAGGGTCCTGGGGCTCTCGACCCAGGGGTACTACAAGTGGCTCAAGGACCCCGTCAGCCAGCGTGACTTCGACGACGCGCACCTCATCGACGTGCTCTACGACCTCCACGAGGACGACGCCACGTTGGGCTACCGGTTCCTGACCGACGAGCTCGCCGATGAGCACGGCATCACTGTCGGTGAGAACCGCGTCCACCGGCTCTGTCAGGTCGCTGGCATCACCGCCTCGCACCACAAGAAGCGGTCCAAGGCCGGCAGCACCGGGCCGCCGCCGCACGACGACCTTCTGGCCGTGGTCGACGAGCACGGTGTCGTCCGGCACGAGTTCGTCGCCGACGCCCCGAACAAGGTCTGGCTCTGGGACATCTCCGAACACCCCACCCGCGAAGGCAAGCTCTACATCTGCGCAATCAAGGACGTCTTCTCCAACAGGATCGTCGGCTACTCCATCGACACCCGGATGAAGGCATCGTTGGCGCAGTCGGCGATGCGCAACGCGATCGCGCTGCGCGCACCAGAGGCCACGGTGTGTCATTCGGACAGGGGCGGTCAATTCAGGGCCAAACGCACCCAGGCCCTCTTGGCCAACCATGGGCTGGTCGGCTCGATGGGCCGCTCCTACGGCGCCGGGGACAACGCGAGCATGGAGAGCTTCTTCGCCCTCCTGCAGAAGAACGTCCTCAACACCCGCCGCTGGGACACCCGCGACGAACTCCGCCTTGCGATGGTCCGCTGGATCGAGACCAAGTACAACCGACGACGCCGACAACGCGCCCTCGGCAAGCTCACCCCGACCGAGTTTGAGATGATCTACACGACCGCAACCGCGGCCTAA
- a CDS encoding ABC transporter ATP-binding protein — protein MITIENVDHRFATRNGPVHALTDIDLTVGDNEFVTLVGRSGCGKSTLLRIVAGLIQPTSGSVTIHGTPVTRPRKEVSVMFQKPALLPWRNVLSNVLLPAETLGLDKTAARRRAHELLELTNLTPFAKALPKELSGGMQQRVALCRALLSEPDVLLMDEPFSALDALTREELSIELQRIRLEQDTSFVFVTHSIEEAVLLADRVVVMNQRPGSIRRIVDIDVPRPRSLGHNSHTERVTELSAELHELLIPVEAA, from the coding sequence ATGATCACGATCGAGAACGTCGACCACCGTTTCGCGACGCGCAACGGGCCGGTCCACGCCCTGACCGACATCGACCTGACGGTGGGTGACAACGAGTTCGTCACCCTCGTGGGTCGGTCCGGTTGCGGCAAGTCGACCCTCCTGCGGATCGTCGCGGGCCTCATCCAGCCGACGTCAGGGTCGGTCACGATCCACGGCACACCGGTCACTCGCCCTCGCAAAGAGGTGAGCGTGATGTTCCAGAAGCCGGCGCTCCTGCCCTGGCGCAACGTCCTCAGCAACGTGCTCCTGCCGGCCGAGACCCTCGGGCTCGACAAGACGGCCGCTCGTCGTCGGGCGCACGAGCTACTCGAGCTGACCAACCTCACGCCCTTCGCGAAGGCACTGCCGAAGGAGCTGTCCGGCGGGATGCAGCAGCGCGTCGCCCTGTGCCGCGCGCTGCTGAGCGAGCCGGACGTGCTGCTGATGGACGAGCCCTTCTCCGCGCTCGACGCACTGACTCGCGAGGAGCTCTCGATCGAGCTGCAGCGGATCAGGCTGGAGCAGGACACGAGCTTCGTGTTCGTGACGCACTCGATCGAGGAGGCCGTCCTGCTCGCAGACCGCGTCGTCGTCATGAATCAGAGACCCGGAAGCATCCGTCGCATCGTCGACATCGACGTCCCTCGCCCGCGCAGCCTGGGCCACAACAGCCACACCGAACGCGTGACCGAGCTGAGTGCCGAGCTGCACGAGCTGCTGATTCCGGTGGAGGCCGCATGA
- a CDS encoding ABC transporter substrate-binding protein, which yields MFPSRRRLAAFAVPLLLVPAACGGGSEDDADLQQVDYLTSFNTFGRDAYVYVAIEKGYFEDEGLEVDVKPGTGSVDVMKLVASGQADFGAADFSTVAATVANEDIPVKAVGMVHQQSLAAIVTLADTGIEDPAELEGASIADQAGSTNQVLFPAYAEAAGFDGSSVTFVPSAPPSLPQLLASGQVDAIGQFVVGKGLIEAAAQGREAKFFPYSEFLPDLYGNAVVASDTLIADDPELVEKFTRALLRGLEYSIENPEETGDILAQYQPTQDPAVAAGEVELMADYVTGDDDALLGSIDEERVASIIEELTQGGAVTKPVEAGDLVALDLTPKD from the coding sequence ATGTTCCCCAGCCGCCGCCGCCTTGCTGCCTTCGCAGTGCCGTTGCTGCTCGTCCCCGCCGCCTGCGGGGGCGGGTCCGAGGATGACGCCGATCTCCAGCAGGTCGACTACCTCACCTCGTTCAACACCTTCGGGCGCGACGCCTACGTGTATGTCGCGATCGAGAAGGGCTACTTCGAGGACGAGGGCCTCGAAGTCGACGTCAAGCCCGGAACCGGCAGCGTCGACGTCATGAAGCTGGTCGCGAGCGGTCAGGCCGACTTCGGCGCCGCGGACTTCTCGACGGTCGCCGCGACGGTCGCGAACGAGGACATCCCCGTCAAGGCGGTCGGCATGGTCCACCAGCAGTCGCTCGCCGCGATCGTGACTCTGGCCGACACCGGCATCGAGGACCCCGCCGAGCTCGAGGGGGCCTCGATCGCCGACCAGGCCGGCTCCACCAACCAGGTGCTGTTCCCGGCCTACGCCGAGGCCGCAGGCTTCGACGGGTCGTCGGTCACCTTCGTCCCCTCGGCGCCGCCGTCCCTGCCGCAGCTCCTGGCCTCGGGCCAGGTCGACGCCATCGGCCAGTTCGTCGTGGGCAAGGGACTCATCGAGGCCGCGGCGCAGGGCCGTGAGGCGAAGTTCTTCCCCTACAGCGAGTTCCTCCCCGACCTCTACGGCAACGCTGTCGTCGCCTCGGACACCTTGATCGCCGACGACCCCGAGCTCGTCGAGAAGTTCACCCGCGCGCTCCTGCGTGGCCTGGAGTACTCGATCGAGAACCCGGAGGAGACCGGGGACATCCTCGCCCAGTACCAGCCCACGCAGGACCCGGCCGTCGCTGCCGGCGAGGTGGAGCTCATGGCTGACTACGTGACGGGTGACGACGACGCCCTGCTCGGTTCAATCGACGAGGAGCGGGTGGCATCGATCATTGAAGAGCTCACGCAGGGTGGTGCGGTCACCAAGCCGGTCGAGGCCGGCGATCTCGTCGCCTTGGACCTGACGCCGAAGGACTGA